A segment of the Hemicordylus capensis ecotype Gifberg chromosome 6, rHemCap1.1.pri, whole genome shotgun sequence genome:
GATCATGAAAATGAGATCTTGAAGGAACATCCCAAAGCGCATTGTGTCATTTAAGATCCCCGGGAGGAcatcctcttcctctttctcacTTCCTTCCTCTACCACTCCATTTATGACACTGTCCCCTGACTTCGGCTCATCCTTTTTCTTCCCTCTCGTCTTTTTCACCACTGTGAACTTCCCCTCGTGGGCATCCTTCACCATCTGGATCTTCTTGAGGAGCTCTGGGCTGCACTTGACCAAGGCATGTTTCTCCACATGGTCCCTGAGGTAATCCTTGTCCATGAGGCGGAAACGGATGCTCTCGAAGACCACCGGCAGGGCCTTGGCCCGGCTCTCACGGTCTTTGGCCATGGCCCACTTCATCACCACATCAAAGATGGACTCTTCCTTCTCAATATTAAGGGAATCGCTGGAGATGATGGCGATCAGCTCGTCGGGAGAGAGCTGGCAGAACTCCTCATCCCGGGAGATCAAGATGAAGCGGTCGCAGATGAAATCTCTCGCAGCCACCGCTAATCGGGCACAGTCCAACATGAGTCCCAGCCTGAAAATGGCCAGGCAGTTGCTGAGGCAAAGCCTCTTCTGAAGGAAGGAGACGCAGACCGTGAAAATGGATGGGATCTGGAACATGTTGGCCACCGAGAAAATGTCCTGGACGTTCTGCTCTGTGATCTCCAGCTCCGAGGTGTAGATGTAGTGGAGAATCTTGCCCATGACTTCTGGGTCCACATCCTCCAAGCTGATCTCTCTTTTCTTGCTTTCTTCCATGTCTGAGAGAAACATAGCCCGGAAATAGGGGCTGCAGGCTGCCAGCACTAGGCGGTGGCATGGGAATTCCTTCCCTTTCACTTTCAAGACACAGTCGAGGAATTTGTTGTGGTCCAGCATATCCTTGAGCCCATCTTGAAGCAGGGTTTGCTGGTAGAGGCGCAGTTCTTCAGCTTGGTCTGCAGCAGGCAGGGCCATGGTCGAAGTCGGCAACTCACTTGCTcgcctcctctttcccccctcgatCTGGTCTTCTGGCTACTCCGAAACGGTGCCCGTCGGAGGTCTTTCTGCTCCCCAGTGGAGTGTGATAGTCTTGCTGCTGATGCAGCCGGCTGTGTGGTGGGGTTGAGACAGCAAGAGGGGTTTATATATAGAGACACAGCATTGCAAAGCTTAGGGAATCCACACTGGGTCGATGTGTAAGCCGATCACCTTTTAATATGACAAACTGGCCCACTAGGGAGGGATGgctcagggtggggggtgggggtgagatgaCACAAGGCGTCTGAGTAACAGCTGTAAGTGTAATTCTAGATCAGGGGCAGGAGCTGTCGTGATTCACTGCGGAGTGGTCTTTTCCAGAAGGGTCCTCGCCAGGAAGACTGGTGACTGGTTGTCTGAggaactgtgtgtgtatgtgtgtgtgtggaatagaTCATGCCATGGAAAGAATCAAACGGATAAGacccctgcaatcaggctcaAGAACTGTAGGGGAAGATtttgcgcacacacatacacacacacacatcccgccTACTCATGCCACCATATCCCGGTTCCCCTCTTCTAAATCTGGAGGCAGGCTTAATGTGCTAAAAATATACTGCAAAGTCAGAGCTGAAACAACAATCAAGCAATACTATTTGACATGCATTGTGACAGAAGGAAATCTGAATTGCAAATGCCACTGATCCagtttcccccccttctctttgGGGGATCCAGGGGATCCagtttcccccccttctctttgTTTCATACCTTCCTGGGCAGGGTATTCTTCCTGGCCTGTGGAGTGGCCATCCCTAGCCAGTTTCAGTTATTGCCCTTATATTATAACATGTTATAAACAAACAGCAGTAACAGGGTATGTACCACCTGGATTCAAACAACGAACGAAATACAATGAGAATCCAAAAGGTCCAATAGCTACTGTAATATCAATCCTCTAAAATACTGAATGACAAAAGGAATCACAAATATGTCCCCAATTATGATATAGGCATGTAACCATCTAAATCACCTATATGACTGAAAATAGCTGCTCTCATATATTAGTCAATTATAAAAATATCTATCCTTGTTACAAAGACTGATTCATTATTAATAAAACATAATTGTCTATATTGGAGATGCAATAAAATTGCATCTCCCAGAGAGACAAAAGAGTCTTCATATGAGAAAATAGCCAAAAAACTGACAGTATATAACTTGTGCAGAAGACagtctgtgtgtgtatacacta
Coding sequences within it:
- the KLHL40 gene encoding kelch-like protein 40, coding for MALPAADQAEELRLYQQTLLQDGLKDMLDHNKFLDCVLKVKGKEFPCHRLVLAACSPYFRAMFLSDMEESKKREISLEDVDPEVMGKILHYIYTSELEITEQNVQDIFSVANMFQIPSIFTVCVSFLQKRLCLSNCLAIFRLGLMLDCARLAVAARDFICDRFILISRDEEFCQLSPDELIAIISSDSLNIEKEESIFDVVMKWAMAKDRESRAKALPVVFESIRFRLMDKDYLRDHVEKHALVKCSPELLKKIQMVKDAHEGKFTVVKKTRGKKKDEPKSGDSVINGVVEEGSEKEEEDVLPGILNDTMRFGMFLQDLIFMISDSGAVAYDPGANECYFASLSAQIPKNHVSLVTRENQVFIAGGLYYNEDDKEDPINSYFLQYDHLDADWLGMPPLPSPRCLFGMGEAENSIFVVGGKELKEGEQTLDSVMCYDRLSFKWGEADPLPYEVYGHGVVSHNDLIYVIGGKGNDKKCLNTLIVYNPKKFEWKELAPMKTARSLFGTTVHKDKIYVAAGVTDAGLTSSMEVYDIAADKWDAFTEFPQERSSGSLVSLAGTLYLIGGFATVETESGDLVPTELNDVWRYDEEGKKWDGVLREIQYASGATFLPVRLNVLRLTKM